The following coding sequences lie in one Psychrilyobacter atlanticus DSM 19335 genomic window:
- a CDS encoding baseplate J/gp47 family protein, translated as MNDLNIHNESSEEILGRMVKKYEDLSGVSLGLADERRWLLQTVAYSLFIRNETTNEGLKMNLLRYTKGDYATEMGAFTDTERLGSKKASVLLKFEIEEAKEHLLGVNSVRVTPGNNMYFLTPYFEFKPGEIVKEVIAICTEEGIVGNGYLPGEINKIVDPFPFFKSVINMEISQGGAEIETDESLKERIRTAPSKFSTAGPGDGYIYWAKTANQEIIDVNVEMTTPGTVRITPLMKGGELPTDSVLQDVFDTCNADKRRPLTDNLVVNKPAQINYDIDFTYYISSRNIGLVNEIQDQVNKAVSEYVTWQKGSLKRDITPTELVYLVRSAGAKRVTIVSPSFKIVNSFEVAKERNFNIRYGGVEDD; from the coding sequence TTGAATGATTTAAATATACATAATGAAAGTTCAGAAGAGATCCTCGGAAGGATGGTTAAAAAATATGAAGATTTAAGTGGCGTTTCTTTAGGATTAGCAGATGAGAGAAGATGGTTGCTCCAGACAGTAGCTTACTCTCTTTTTATTAGGAATGAAACTACCAATGAAGGCCTCAAGATGAATTTACTCAGGTATACAAAGGGAGACTATGCCACTGAGATGGGAGCCTTTACTGATACAGAAAGATTAGGTTCTAAAAAAGCAAGTGTACTTTTAAAGTTTGAGATAGAAGAAGCAAAAGAGCACCTTTTAGGAGTTAATTCGGTAAGGGTTACACCAGGAAATAATATGTATTTTCTAACACCATATTTTGAGTTTAAGCCAGGAGAAATAGTTAAGGAAGTTATTGCTATTTGTACTGAAGAAGGGATAGTTGGCAACGGGTATCTTCCAGGAGAAATAAATAAGATAGTTGATCCTTTCCCTTTTTTTAAATCTGTAATAAATATGGAAATATCCCAAGGGGGAGCTGAGATTGAAACAGATGAAAGCTTAAAAGAAAGGATCCGAACTGCTCCAAGTAAGTTTTCAACTGCAGGTCCAGGAGATGGATATATCTATTGGGCGAAAACCGCTAACCAAGAAATCATAGATGTAAATGTAGAGATGACTACACCAGGAACAGTCCGGATAACACCTCTAATGAAGGGAGGAGAACTTCCCACTGACAGTGTTCTTCAAGATGTGTTTGATACTTGCAATGCAGATAAGAGGAGACCATTAACAGACAATCTGGTGGTGAATAAACCTGCGCAAATAAACTATGATATAGATTTTACATACTATATCTCTAGTCGAAATATAGGGTTAGTAAATGAGATACAAGACCAGGTTAATAAAGCAGTTAGTGAATACGTTACATGGCAAAAAGGATCTCTTAAAAGAGATATAACTCCTACTGAATTAGTCTATCTAGTTAGAAGCGCAGGAGCTAAAAGAGTTACTATTGTTTCTCCTAGTTTCAAAATAGTTAATTCATTTGAAGTAGCTAAGGAAAGGAATTTCAATATTAGATATGGAGGAGTAGAAGATGATTAA
- a CDS encoding phage tail protein, producing the protein MIGKLGNIPFEVSFDGKNKKILNFINLKLSSGANYEKHARKGQKPALEFIDLKTDVLTFKMILRSDFGIDPQELVKKLDLYKNTGETLDFSLGDKPIGSGQYVITSYDAGYEYITNGGKVRKIDVSLTLEEYVEMIYKNTDVVIKPKKATKKKVVPQGFNQGMVDRGEA; encoded by the coding sequence ATGATAGGAAAATTAGGAAATATTCCCTTTGAAGTCTCCTTTGATGGAAAGAACAAAAAAATATTAAACTTTATCAACTTAAAACTTAGTAGTGGAGCTAACTATGAAAAGCATGCCCGGAAAGGACAAAAACCTGCTTTAGAGTTTATAGATCTAAAAACTGATGTTCTTACTTTTAAAATGATTCTTAGAAGTGATTTTGGAATAGATCCCCAGGAACTAGTTAAAAAATTAGATTTATATAAGAATACTGGAGAAACACTGGATTTTAGTTTAGGAGATAAACCTATAGGAAGTGGCCAGTATGTTATTACTTCCTATGATGCTGGATATGAGTATATAACTAATGGAGGGAAAGTAAGAAAGATAGATGTATCCCTTACACTGGAAGAATATGTAGAAATGATATACAAAAATACAGATGTAGTTATTAAACCTAAAAAGGCTACTAAGAAAAAAGTGGTTCCACAAGGTTTTAACCAGGGAATGGTAGACAGAGGTGAAGCATAA
- a CDS encoding phage baseplate assembly protein V: MEFRFLRTGKVSSISYKTTTARVEFDDTPGEISKPLQVLTDHTNTEKNYSMPSVKEDVVCVFLPNAPNVGFILGSYSTGKNLPKDTGKMKYIIFPDGTKIKYNFETHLLEVNCVGDIDIKGANNINISSNNIVMTTNSLTINSKATSIAGTSLDINAMTTAKNVTAEEVGVKKLTTPKGDVDLHKHKDAENRPTTIPV; this comes from the coding sequence ATGGAGTTTAGGTTTTTAAGGACTGGAAAGGTATCCTCTATAAGTTATAAGACAACTACAGCAAGGGTTGAGTTTGATGATACTCCTGGAGAAATTTCTAAACCTTTACAAGTTTTAACAGATCATACAAATACAGAAAAAAATTATTCAATGCCTAGTGTAAAAGAAGACGTAGTTTGTGTATTCTTACCTAATGCACCTAATGTAGGCTTTATTTTAGGGAGTTATTCCACTGGCAAAAATCTACCAAAAGATACCGGTAAGATGAAATATATTATCTTTCCAGATGGAACTAAGATCAAATATAATTTTGAAACTCACTTATTAGAAGTTAATTGTGTAGGAGACATAGATATAAAGGGAGCTAATAATATAAATATATCTTCTAATAACATAGTGATGACAACAAATAGCTTAACTATTAATTCAAAAGCTACTTCTATTGCAGGAACTTCACTAGATATAAACGCAATGACAACTGCTAAAAATGTTACCGCTGAAGAAGTAGGAGTCAAAAAATTGACCACTCCTAAGGGAGATGTAGACCTCCACAAACATAAAGATGCAGAAAATAGACCAACTACAATTCCAGTATAG
- a CDS encoding phage late control D family protein, with amino-acid sequence MISRRTYLTVTYEGKDITGDISSYIKGFSYTDNLDKGDSVTLSLTGDKWIKEWAILKGDKLKIELGVINWRNEGDNRILKCGTFTIDDLSFSGTPDTMNISATSIDITKDLKGVKKDNTWENVSLREIAQEISKTYSMNLFYDCPEEFTFDKVNQLKESDASLLSRISKEQGMALKITTDKIIIFDEKTYENKETVITFNKSDLMSYNLQCDDLEVYEGCKLTFYDPILGELLKGEYEAPMSLFYKVKTGKILYKNIDTKVTGITKEEKEKFLNERAKKILRNMNKNETKIKISHMGDPEYLAGLTTKILGFGRYDGVYLITSVTHDITREYICSLNMRRRLDF; translated from the coding sequence ATGATATCCAGGAGAACCTATTTAACTGTAACCTATGAAGGAAAAGACATTACAGGAGACATATCTTCATATATCAAAGGATTTTCATACACAGACAACCTAGATAAAGGAGATAGTGTGACCCTCAGCCTTACGGGAGATAAATGGATTAAGGAATGGGCTATCTTAAAGGGAGATAAGCTTAAAATCGAATTAGGAGTGATTAACTGGAGAAATGAAGGAGATAACAGGATCTTAAAATGTGGAACTTTTACCATAGATGATCTATCTTTTTCAGGAACTCCAGATACCATGAATATCTCAGCAACTTCTATAGATATAACAAAAGATCTTAAAGGAGTAAAAAAAGATAATACCTGGGAAAATGTATCTCTTAGAGAGATCGCACAAGAAATATCAAAAACTTATTCCATGAATCTATTCTATGACTGTCCTGAAGAGTTTACCTTTGATAAAGTTAATCAATTAAAAGAATCAGATGCTAGTCTACTATCTAGAATATCAAAAGAACAGGGAATGGCCTTAAAGATAACTACGGATAAAATCATTATTTTTGATGAGAAGACATATGAAAACAAAGAAACTGTAATTACTTTTAATAAATCAGATCTAATGAGCTATAACCTTCAATGTGATGACCTAGAGGTCTATGAGGGATGCAAGCTAACATTCTATGATCCAATCTTAGGAGAGCTCTTAAAAGGTGAATACGAAGCTCCTATGAGTTTGTTCTACAAAGTGAAAACAGGAAAGATTCTCTATAAAAATATAGATACAAAGGTTACAGGAATAACAAAAGAAGAGAAAGAAAAGTTTTTAAATGAACGAGCAAAAAAGATACTTAGAAATATGAATAAAAATGAAACAAAAATAAAAATATCTCATATGGGAGATCCAGAATATTTGGCAGGTCTCACAACTAAAATTTTAGGATTTGGAAGGTATGATGGAGTGTATCTGATAACTTCAGTTACTCATGATATTACCAGGGAATATATCTGCAGTTTAAATATGAGAAGGAGGTTGGACTTTTAA
- a CDS encoding tail protein X, whose translation MTREVDIYKTIQGDTWDNISFKVYGEDKFSKSLIRSNPRYMNIAIFSGGIELICPDIPNTKNLTVPPWRQP comes from the coding sequence TTGACTAGAGAAGTGGATATATACAAAACTATCCAGGGAGATACCTGGGATAATATTAGTTTTAAAGTATATGGAGAAGATAAATTCTCTAAATCACTAATAAGATCTAACCCCAGATACATGAATATAGCTATCTTCAGTGGTGGAATAGAACTGATATGTCCTGATATTCCTAATACTAAAAACTTAACTGTTCCACCTTGGAGGCAGCCATGA
- a CDS encoding phage tail tape measure protein — translation MNRNFIIKIGGALNPSVKKSFTKASKELEKLGLEMKQMKTRSKALGKARQESSKLENQFIKSRAEFQKNSKESEILADKIKKLKIQVNGSGKASKAATIEFKKALQTQKQLDKTLVKSKESTKKYSNELSKAKSRVWMLSKGEKELGDKMQRNLKIQEKMRKNQKRFKDYKDNGQKRMKKMIPPALMIGVGVKLAIDDEAAFADVKKQLSISDPKEIQKFRKELLQTTKDIPLMNTEIYEIAAAAGQAGIEQKELAKFTADTAKVAVAFGVDADKAGGNLATWRTSLKMTQSEVMGLADQINTLGDNIKVTPAQVSDIVTAMGPLGKMANITVSETAALGASLIDFGVKDASTASTALRKLYSTMSSGESASKSRKEAFEALGFDSAQIAKDMQKDSMGTIKKVLGAFENVDKSKRMSIGTMLFGEEAVGALLPLTNQLGKLQNNLDMINDKKKVANSVNNEFNNVNGTASAQLKILGKSLLNLGLAFTNFLLPPLKVLTKLFTKGSQIITGFAQKFPGLTEFLTLTATGFVGVNLAIGAATFGVGALGTAFTALMSNPILLILAAVAAGGYLIYKNFDKIESKTIELWNGFKTNIGKMKDKTLELWEVFEKSPIFKVFEYSPLGMFLKGIKRIYDWYKKFKGEKTKELPSLQKVKTSNLLQNRNTKQLKSPSKSALSGNWNRKQNINNVPAYAKGGTVNTPHLALVGDAPETIVPHDRTRQSKSLWYHAGAKLGMFAGDGIPSLTSKVEKKLVNNSTDKKIEIKIDFNPTIQGNVDNISEILKKSSEDLAQIIKKIVKDTIAEDIKTERRLSFD, via the coding sequence ATGAATAGAAACTTTATTATTAAGATAGGTGGAGCCCTTAATCCATCAGTAAAGAAAAGTTTTACTAAAGCTAGTAAGGAATTAGAAAAATTAGGCTTAGAAATGAAGCAAATGAAAACAAGAAGTAAAGCTTTAGGAAAAGCCAGACAAGAAAGCTCTAAACTAGAAAATCAATTTATTAAAAGTCGTGCTGAATTTCAAAAGAACAGCAAAGAATCAGAAATTTTAGCAGATAAGATAAAGAAGTTAAAGATTCAAGTTAATGGATCGGGAAAAGCCAGTAAAGCCGCAACTATTGAATTTAAAAAAGCATTACAAACACAGAAACAATTAGATAAAACTTTAGTTAAATCAAAAGAATCCACAAAAAAATATAGTAATGAATTATCTAAAGCTAAATCAAGGGTATGGATGCTCTCTAAAGGTGAAAAAGAACTTGGAGATAAGATGCAAAGAAATCTTAAGATCCAGGAGAAAATGAGAAAAAATCAGAAGCGATTTAAAGATTATAAAGATAACGGCCAAAAAAGGATGAAGAAAATGATCCCTCCTGCTCTCATGATCGGAGTAGGAGTTAAGTTGGCAATAGATGATGAAGCTGCATTTGCAGATGTGAAAAAACAATTAAGTATCAGTGACCCTAAAGAAATCCAAAAATTTAGAAAAGAACTACTGCAGACAACAAAGGATATCCCTTTGATGAATACTGAGATATATGAGATAGCTGCTGCTGCAGGTCAAGCTGGGATAGAACAAAAAGAACTAGCTAAGTTTACCGCTGATACTGCAAAGGTAGCAGTTGCTTTTGGTGTTGACGCAGATAAAGCCGGAGGGAATCTTGCCACCTGGAGAACCTCCCTGAAAATGACTCAAAGTGAAGTTATGGGATTAGCAGATCAGATAAATACATTAGGAGATAATATCAAAGTTACTCCCGCTCAAGTAAGTGACATTGTAACTGCTATGGGACCTTTAGGAAAAATGGCTAATATAACAGTTTCTGAAACTGCAGCTTTAGGTGCAAGTCTTATTGATTTTGGCGTTAAAGATGCAAGTACTGCCAGTACTGCATTAAGAAAACTATACTCCACTATGAGTAGTGGTGAATCAGCTAGTAAGAGCAGAAAAGAAGCCTTTGAGGCGCTAGGTTTTGACTCAGCTCAGATTGCAAAAGATATGCAAAAAGATTCTATGGGAACTATCAAGAAGGTTCTAGGAGCATTTGAAAATGTGGATAAAAGTAAACGAATGTCTATAGGAACCATGTTGTTTGGTGAGGAAGCAGTGGGAGCACTCCTACCTTTAACTAATCAATTAGGGAAATTACAAAATAACTTAGATATGATTAATGATAAGAAAAAAGTGGCTAACAGTGTCAATAATGAATTTAATAATGTTAACGGTACTGCCTCAGCTCAATTAAAAATATTAGGTAAATCACTACTTAACCTCGGTCTGGCTTTTACTAATTTCTTATTACCTCCTTTAAAAGTTCTGACAAAACTATTTACTAAAGGCTCTCAGATAATTACAGGGTTTGCACAGAAATTCCCAGGACTAACAGAGTTTCTAACTCTCACAGCAACAGGGTTTGTAGGAGTAAATTTAGCTATTGGAGCAGCCACTTTTGGAGTAGGCGCTCTGGGTACAGCTTTTACCGCACTAATGTCTAATCCAATCCTTTTAATTTTAGCTGCAGTTGCTGCAGGTGGATATTTAATCTATAAGAACTTTGATAAGATCGAATCTAAAACTATAGAACTATGGAATGGATTTAAAACCAATATAGGAAAGATGAAAGATAAAACTTTGGAATTATGGGAAGTATTTGAAAAATCTCCAATCTTTAAAGTATTTGAATACAGTCCTTTGGGTATGTTTTTAAAGGGCATTAAAAGAATATATGATTGGTATAAGAAATTTAAAGGTGAGAAAACAAAAGAGCTGCCCTCACTTCAAAAAGTTAAAACTTCAAATTTATTACAGAATAGGAATACTAAACAACTAAAGTCACCTTCAAAATCTGCTCTATCTGGTAATTGGAACAGAAAACAAAATATTAACAATGTTCCTGCTTATGCAAAAGGTGGAACGGTAAATACTCCTCACTTAGCGCTAGTAGGAGATGCACCAGAAACTATAGTTCCCCATGATAGAACTAGACAATCAAAAAGCCTTTGGTATCATGCAGGAGCTAAATTAGGAATGTTTGCTGGAGATGGGATCCCATCTTTAACTTCCAAAGTTGAGAAGAAATTAGTTAACAATTCTACTGATAAAAAGATAGAGATTAAGATAGATTTTAATCCTACTATTCAAGGTAATGTAGATAATATCAGTGAGATCCTAAAAAAATCAAGTGAGGATCTTGCGCAAATAATCAAGAAAATTGTTAAAGATACAATTGCTGAAGATATTAAAACTGAAAGGAGGTTAAGTTTTGACTAG
- a CDS encoding phage tail assembly protein, translated as MKENKELKSVDKKIKKDYVTVVGGVTTINLKHPVKFNDVEIKEVKMDFNSLTGAKLCEAEVVSQGKYYSSSSEIKFGQAYQAAVGAAAADLPYEAILELKHSDFDVLVEVVKGFLLS; from the coding sequence ATGAAAGAAAATAAAGAACTTAAATCAGTAGATAAAAAAATAAAAAAAGACTATGTAACTGTAGTCGGTGGAGTAACTACTATTAATTTAAAACACCCTGTTAAATTTAATGATGTGGAGATTAAAGAAGTAAAAATGGATTTCAATTCTTTGACTGGAGCTAAGTTGTGTGAAGCAGAGGTAGTCTCCCAGGGTAAATATTATAGTTCTAGTTCAGAGATTAAATTCGGACAGGCATATCAAGCTGCCGTAGGAGCTGCAGCTGCAGATCTACCTTATGAAGCTATCTTAGAGTTAAAACATTCAGATTTTGATGTCTTGGTAGAAGTGGTTAAGGGTTTCTTATTATCGTAG
- a CDS encoding phage major tail tube protein: MNGFPISLQGFSLYLNALKEIGTVDVELPNIQFMTDTVTGSGIAGELEVPIAGLTKSMGMKIKKRAVNAQFTTLLAPIMHQLAFRGNLQMADPGSPIGRVKNRKIRIMAKVTPKNKNLGKAETAKAMDTEAEFEVISLRIFVDEIETLHIDKLNNKFVVDGINYLDNDDFL, encoded by the coding sequence ATGAATGGATTTCCAATATCCCTACAAGGATTTAGTTTGTATTTAAATGCATTAAAAGAAATAGGAACAGTAGACGTAGAATTACCTAATATCCAGTTTATGACCGATACAGTTACAGGTTCTGGAATAGCAGGAGAATTAGAAGTTCCTATTGCCGGGTTAACTAAATCTATGGGAATGAAAATAAAGAAGAGAGCGGTTAATGCTCAATTTACAACACTTCTTGCACCTATCATGCATCAATTAGCTTTTAGAGGTAATCTTCAGATGGCTGATCCAGGAAGTCCTATAGGAAGGGTGAAAAATAGAAAGATTAGAATCATGGCTAAAGTAACTCCTAAGAACAAAAACTTAGGAAAAGCAGAAACAGCTAAAGCTATGGATACAGAAGCAGAATTTGAAGTAATTAGTTTAAGAATATTTGTAGATGAGATAGAAACTCTTCATATTGATAAACTTAACAATAAATTTGTAGTAGATGGTATCAATTATCTAGATAATGATGATTTCCTATAA
- a CDS encoding phage tail sheath family protein gives MGNINHGVKTSETSTSIASVIESGNCAVIIGTAPVNLAKTPQINKPVLCYSEREAIEAFGYSDDWASYTLCEAIDVFFRLFKVGPVVLINVLDPATHKEAVSDGDITFTKKKGTIADKGILLPSLSLKQSDDSPVPKEKYTAVFNEDGSVSIIITDETLAGTLNAGKVSYDKLKPGLVTEADVIGGIDTTTLKTEGIALINQVFPKFNKVPNIGLAPGWTDKSKVMTVLVSAMKSINEVFTGIALADIDSTTIDKYNKVTAWKNDNNYIHENLYNFWPMGLIDKTLYHLSTLVAASMYAVDTKNGDIPYESPSNKPLNITGICLKNKTEVDLLLTQADYLNDNGVATSINFNNGWRLWGNRTGCYPANRDIKDNTISCKRMFIWDNNNFTLTYWLDVDKPANNKLMDKIVDSYNDYYNGLVTTGAILGGRIEFNKQDNPTTKLMDGKYNFKRYMTPVGVAEKIESALEYDTEYLKKLFGGGK, from the coding sequence ATGGGAAATATAAATCATGGAGTAAAAACAAGTGAAACCTCCACCTCTATAGCAAGTGTAATAGAAAGTGGGAATTGCGCAGTAATTATAGGAACTGCACCGGTAAATTTAGCAAAGACACCTCAGATCAATAAACCTGTTCTTTGTTATTCAGAAAGAGAAGCTATAGAAGCCTTTGGATATTCAGATGATTGGGCGAGTTATACCCTTTGTGAAGCTATAGATGTATTTTTTAGGTTATTTAAAGTAGGACCAGTAGTTCTCATAAATGTCTTGGATCCTGCTACCCATAAGGAAGCAGTTAGTGATGGAGATATCACATTTACTAAGAAAAAAGGAACTATAGCTGATAAAGGAATTTTGTTACCGAGTTTATCTTTAAAACAATCTGATGATAGTCCAGTTCCTAAAGAAAAATATACAGCAGTATTCAATGAGGATGGATCTGTAAGTATCATAATTACAGATGAAACATTAGCAGGAACTCTAAACGCAGGAAAAGTAAGCTACGATAAACTAAAACCTGGTTTAGTAACTGAAGCAGATGTTATAGGAGGGATTGATACAACTACTCTAAAGACCGAAGGAATAGCTCTGATAAATCAGGTATTTCCTAAATTTAATAAGGTTCCTAACATCGGATTAGCCCCTGGATGGACCGATAAGAGCAAGGTAATGACAGTCCTTGTATCTGCTATGAAAAGTATCAATGAGGTCTTTACCGGCATAGCATTAGCCGATATAGATTCAACAACGATTGATAAGTATAACAAGGTCACTGCATGGAAAAACGATAATAATTATATCCATGAAAATTTGTATAATTTTTGGCCAATGGGATTAATCGACAAAACTCTTTACCACCTTTCTACTTTAGTAGCTGCTTCTATGTATGCAGTAGATACTAAAAATGGAGATATCCCATATGAATCACCATCTAATAAACCTCTTAATATCACAGGGATCTGTCTGAAGAATAAAACAGAAGTAGATCTTCTATTAACCCAGGCTGATTATCTAAATGATAATGGAGTAGCAACTTCTATTAACTTTAATAACGGTTGGAGATTATGGGGGAATAGAACTGGATGTTATCCAGCTAATAGAGATATTAAAGATAATACAATCTCTTGTAAGAGGATGTTTATCTGGGATAACAACAACTTTACTCTGACTTACTGGTTAGATGTAGATAAGCCGGCTAATAATAAGCTAATGGATAAGATCGTAGACAGCTATAACGACTACTACAATGGATTAGTAACTACAGGAGCCATTTTAGGCGGAAGGATCGAGTTTAATAAACAAGATAATCCAACTACTAAGTTAATGGATGGAAAGTACAATTTTAAAAGATATATGACTCCAGTAGGAGTAGCAGAAAAGATAGAATCAGCTCTAGAGTATGATACAGAATACTTAAAGAAACTATTTGGAGGTGGTAAGTAA
- a CDS encoding prohibitin family protein, with protein MIINGKKTSAVMIVIVMAILMMTKSCHRISAGYVGVVYSPNGGVQEKVLTQGYNLINPFKNVTEYTVGTEQAYLSADEREGSEDNDSFIVPTSDGKMVNVDLEYSYRYDENKVAKIFTRFKGKSGELIQNTYTRVKIKAYVSEVTSKFSVLDIYGSKRADLNLKAYQHIKEKFAKDGIIIESVNFSRIGLDKATATVIQQRVNTQQELERQKIEKQKAQIEAERNAIQEQGKANVKLIQAKAEAERILTVAKAQSKANDLKKKSLSDELIRYEQTLRWNGELPQVTSGGTPIIDIRN; from the coding sequence ATGATAATTAATGGAAAAAAAACAAGTGCGGTAATGATTGTAATAGTTATGGCGATATTAATGATGACTAAATCATGTCATAGAATATCCGCAGGATATGTAGGTGTTGTTTATAGCCCTAATGGAGGAGTTCAAGAAAAGGTGTTAACCCAAGGATACAACCTTATCAATCCTTTTAAAAATGTAACAGAATATACCGTAGGAACAGAACAAGCATATTTATCTGCAGATGAAAGGGAAGGTTCAGAAGATAATGATTCCTTTATAGTTCCTACTTCAGATGGAAAGATGGTAAATGTAGATTTAGAATATTCATATAGATATGATGAAAATAAAGTTGCTAAAATATTTACTCGATTTAAAGGTAAAAGTGGAGAACTTATTCAGAATACATATACCAGAGTAAAGATAAAAGCATATGTTTCCGAGGTAACTTCTAAATTTAGTGTCCTTGATATTTATGGATCTAAACGGGCAGATCTAAACTTAAAGGCTTATCAGCATATTAAAGAAAAGTTTGCTAAAGATGGAATAATCATTGAATCTGTTAATTTCTCAAGAATAGGACTAGATAAAGCCACTGCTACAGTTATTCAACAAAGAGTAAATACACAACAAGAATTAGAAAGACAAAAGATTGAAAAACAAAAAGCTCAAATTGAAGCTGAAAGAAATGCTATCCAGGAGCAAGGAAAAGCAAATGTTAAATTAATTCAAGCTAAAGCTGAAGCAGAGAGAATATTAACTGTAGCTAAAGCCCAATCTAAAGCCAATGATCTAAAGAAAAAATCTTTATCAGATGAATTAATTAGATATGAACAAACCCTAAGATGGAATGGAGAATTACCGCAAGTTACTTCTGGAGGAACTCCAATAATAGATATTAGAAACTAA
- a CDS encoding phage tail protein — protein sequence MIEIDSKLLAKITKELEGITDGIESVVSGAANKAALEAKRDIVSRIIDEFYIDKKPINASITIKKASESNTVAQVKNNRKKDTFTLKRFKVDIPSNGPIKVAQSRSGGLKELKRGFVNAPKNQPGNVQVFRRDGKKRNPISLQRGYSTGGMLETNNVIEFIEELIQEKLEKNLGTQVEKFFEK from the coding sequence ATGATTGAAATAGATAGCAAGTTACTCGCTAAAATAACAAAGGAACTAGAGGGAATAACAGATGGTATTGAAAGTGTAGTTTCAGGGGCTGCTAATAAGGCAGCCCTGGAAGCTAAAAGAGATATAGTTAGTCGTATTATAGATGAATTCTATATTGACAAGAAACCTATAAATGCCAGTATCACGATAAAAAAAGCCAGTGAAAGCAACACAGTAGCCCAGGTTAAAAATAACAGGAAAAAGGATACTTTTACTCTTAAAAGATTTAAAGTAGATATCCCAAGTAACGGTCCTATCAAAGTAGCTCAAAGCAGGAGCGGTGGACTTAAAGAACTAAAAAGAGGATTTGTTAATGCTCCCAAGAATCAACCTGGGAATGTTCAGGTATTCAGAAGAGACGGGAAGAAAAGAAATCCCATTAGTTTACAAAGAGGATACTCTACCGGTGGGATGCTAGAAACAAATAATGTAATTGAATTTATAGAGGAGCTTATCCAAGAAAAACTAGAAAAGAACCTAGGAACACAAGTAGAAAAATTCTTTGAAAAATAA
- a CDS encoding head-tail joining protein — MNFKDLMDEDLDLFFDPEEIGEKVIFEGNEIVVVKSSETFRTKYKGKAEQMGIYTNGICVSIRKTDFPSNLAPNDRVEMDDVSYEIIDIEDLGNTYRIDIAINYR, encoded by the coding sequence ATGAACTTTAAAGATCTGATGGATGAGGATCTAGATCTTTTCTTTGATCCTGAAGAAATAGGAGAAAAAGTTATCTTTGAAGGTAATGAAATAGTAGTAGTTAAATCATCTGAAACCTTCAGGACAAAATACAAAGGTAAAGCTGAACAGATGGGGATCTATACCAATGGGATATGCGTATCTATTAGAAAAACAGACTTCCCATCAAATTTAGCCCCTAACGACAGAGTAGAGATGGATGATGTTTCTTATGAGATTATAGACATAGAAGATCTAGGGAATACATACCGAATAGATATAGCTATTAATTATAGATAA